Proteins encoded within one genomic window of [Enterobacter] lignolyticus SCF1:
- the sdhB gene encoding succinate dehydrogenase iron-sulfur subunit SdhB, translating into MKLEFSVYRYNPDVDDAPHMQDYTLEAEEGRDMMLLDALIQLKEKDPTLSFRRSCREGVCGSDGLNMNGKNGLACITPISALQRPGQKIVIRPLPGLPVVRDLVVDMGQFYAQYEKIKPYLLNNGQNPPAREHLQSPEQREKLDGLYECILCACCSTSCPSFWWNPDKFIGPAGLLAAYRFLIDSRDTETDNRLDGLSDAFSVFRCHSIMNCVSVCPKGLNPTRAIGHIKSMLLQRSA; encoded by the coding sequence ATGAAACTCGAATTCTCAGTTTATCGTTATAACCCGGATGTTGATGATGCTCCGCACATGCAGGATTACACCCTCGAAGCGGAAGAAGGTCGCGACATGATGCTGCTGGATGCCTTAATCCAGCTGAAAGAAAAAGATCCGACGCTGTCGTTTCGTCGTTCCTGCCGTGAAGGGGTGTGTGGCTCTGACGGTCTGAACATGAACGGCAAAAACGGCCTGGCCTGTATCACGCCGATTTCAGCGTTGCAGCGTCCGGGGCAGAAAATTGTTATCCGTCCGCTGCCGGGATTACCGGTGGTTCGCGATTTAGTGGTGGACATGGGGCAATTCTATGCACAGTATGAGAAGATCAAGCCTTACTTGTTGAATAATGGACAAAATCCACCTGCCCGTGAGCATTTACAGTCACCGGAGCAGCGTGAGAAACTCGATGGACTGTACGAGTGTATTCTCTGTGCATGCTGCTCGACGTCTTGCCCATCATTCTGGTGGAACCCGGATAAGTTCATCGGCCCGGCCGGTCTGCTCGCAGCCTACCGCTTCCTGATCGACAGCCGTGATACTGAAACCGATAACCGCCTTGACGGCTTGAGCGATGCTTTTAGCGTATTCCGCTGCCATAGCATCATGAACTGCGTCAGCGTCTGTCCGAAAGGGCTTAACCCGACGCGCGCCATCGGCCATATTAAGTCGATGCTGCTGCAGCGTAGCGCGTAA
- the sdhA gene encoding succinate dehydrogenase flavoprotein subunit, which yields MKLPVREFDAVVIGAGGAGMRAALQISQSGQTCALLSKVFPTRSHTVSAQGGITVALGNTHEDNWEWHMYDTVKGSDYIGDQDAIEYMCKTGPEAILELDHMGLPFSRLENGTIYQRPFGGQSKNFGGEQAARTAAAADRTGHALLHTLYQQNLKNHTTIFSEWYALDLVKNADGAIVGCTALCIETGEVVYFKARATVLATGGAGRIYQSTTNAHINTGDGVGMAIRAGVPVQDMEMWQFHPTGIAGAGVLVTEGCRGEGGYLLNKHGERFMERYAPNAKDLAGRDVVARSIMIEIREGRGCDGPWGPHAKLKLDHLGKEVLESRLPGILELSRTFAHVDPVKEPIPVIPTCHYMMGGIPTKVTGQALTVNEQGEDVVIPGLFAVGEIACVSVHGANRLGGNSLLDLVVFGRAVGLHLQESIAEQGDLLEATEDEINASLARLNRWNGNRDGEDPVAIRKALQECMQHNFSVFREGDAMAKGLEELKAIRERLKNARLDDTSSEFNTQRVECLELDNLMETAYATAQSANFRTESRGAHSRFDFPERDDENWLCHSLYLPQSETMTRRSVNMEPKLRPAFPPKIRTY from the coding sequence ATGAAACTGCCAGTCAGAGAATTTGATGCTGTTGTGATCGGCGCAGGCGGCGCAGGTATGCGCGCCGCGCTGCAAATCTCCCAGAGCGGCCAGACCTGTGCGCTGCTCTCCAAAGTCTTCCCGACCCGTTCCCATACCGTTTCCGCGCAGGGTGGCATCACCGTGGCGCTCGGTAATACCCATGAAGATAACTGGGAATGGCATATGTACGACACCGTAAAAGGGTCGGACTATATCGGCGATCAGGACGCTATCGAATATATGTGTAAGACCGGCCCGGAGGCGATTCTGGAGCTGGACCATATGGGACTGCCGTTCTCCCGTCTGGAAAATGGCACCATTTATCAACGTCCGTTCGGCGGCCAGTCGAAAAACTTCGGCGGCGAGCAGGCGGCACGTACCGCAGCGGCGGCTGACCGTACCGGTCACGCGCTGCTGCATACGCTGTATCAGCAGAACCTGAAGAACCACACCACCATTTTCTCCGAGTGGTACGCGCTGGATCTGGTGAAAAACGCCGACGGCGCGATTGTCGGCTGTACCGCGCTGTGTATCGAAACCGGTGAAGTGGTGTACTTCAAAGCCCGCGCCACCGTGCTGGCGACCGGCGGCGCAGGCCGTATTTATCAGTCCACCACTAACGCCCACATCAACACCGGCGACGGCGTCGGTATGGCTATCCGTGCCGGTGTTCCGGTACAGGATATGGAAATGTGGCAGTTCCACCCGACCGGTATCGCCGGAGCGGGCGTGCTGGTGACGGAAGGCTGCCGCGGCGAAGGCGGTTACCTGCTGAACAAACACGGCGAACGCTTTATGGAGCGTTATGCCCCGAATGCGAAGGACCTTGCGGGTCGTGACGTGGTGGCGCGCTCCATCATGATCGAAATCCGTGAAGGCCGCGGCTGCGACGGCCCGTGGGGCCCGCACGCTAAACTGAAGCTCGATCATCTGGGTAAAGAAGTGCTGGAATCCCGTCTGCCGGGCATTCTCGAACTGTCGCGCACCTTTGCCCACGTCGACCCGGTGAAAGAGCCGATTCCGGTTATCCCGACCTGCCACTACATGATGGGCGGTATTCCGACCAAAGTCACCGGCCAGGCGCTGACCGTGAACGAGCAGGGCGAAGACGTAGTGATTCCTGGGCTGTTTGCGGTGGGCGAGATCGCCTGCGTATCGGTCCACGGCGCCAACCGTCTGGGCGGCAACTCGCTGCTGGACCTGGTGGTGTTCGGTCGTGCGGTCGGCCTGCATCTGCAGGAGTCTATCGCCGAGCAGGGCGATTTGCTGGAGGCGACCGAAGATGAAATCAATGCTTCTCTGGCGCGTCTGAACCGCTGGAACGGTAACCGTGACGGCGAAGATCCGGTGGCTATCCGCAAAGCGCTGCAGGAATGTATGCAGCATAACTTCTCGGTATTCCGTGAAGGCGATGCGATGGCGAAAGGTCTTGAAGAGCTGAAAGCGATTCGCGAGCGCCTGAAAAATGCCCGTCTGGACGACACCTCCAGCGAATTCAACACCCAGCGCGTCGAGTGCCTGGAGCTGGATAACCTGATGGAAACGGCTTATGCCACCGCGCAGTCTGCGAACTTCCGTACCGAAAGCCGTGGCGCCCATAGCCGCTTCGACTTCCCGGAAAGGGATGACGAAAACTGGCTGTGCCATTCCCTGTATCTGCCGCAATCGGAAACCATGACGCGTCGTAGCGTCAATATGGAACCGAAGCTGCGTCCGGCGTTCCCGCCGAAGATTCGTACTTACTAA
- the sdhD gene encoding succinate dehydrogenase membrane anchor subunit, translating to MVSNASALGRNGVHDFILVRATAIVLTLYIIYMVGFFATTGTVTWEVWTGFFSSSFTKVFTLLALFSILIHAWIGMWQVLTDYVKPLAVRLVLQLAIVVALVVYVIYGFVVVWGV from the coding sequence ATGGTAAGCAACGCCTCGGCATTAGGACGCAACGGCGTACATGACTTCATTCTGGTTCGTGCCACTGCGATCGTTCTGACCCTGTACATCATCTACATGGTTGGCTTTTTCGCGACGACCGGCACCGTGACCTGGGAAGTCTGGACGGGCTTTTTCTCTTCCTCTTTCACCAAAGTTTTCACCCTGCTGGCGCTCTTTTCCATCTTGATTCACGCCTGGATCGGCATGTGGCAGGTGTTGACCGACTACGTTAAACCGCTGGCCGTGCGCCTTGTGCTGCAGCTGGCTATCGTTGTTGCGCTGGTGGTTTACGTCATTTATGGATTTGTTGTGGTGTGGGGTGTGTAA
- the sdhC gene encoding succinate dehydrogenase cytochrome b556 subunit, whose protein sequence is MWALFMIKNVKKQRPVNLDLTTIRFPVTAIASILHRVSGVITFVAVGILLWLLGTSLSSPEGFLVATSIMSSFFVKFIVWGILTALAYHAVVGIRHLLMDFGYLEETLEAGTRSAKISFVITVVLSLLAGVLVW, encoded by the coding sequence ATGTGGGCGTTATTCATGATAAAAAATGTGAAGAAACAAAGACCTGTCAATCTGGATCTGACAACGATCCGATTCCCTGTAACGGCGATAGCGTCCATTCTCCATCGCGTATCCGGTGTGATTACCTTCGTGGCGGTCGGTATTCTGCTGTGGCTGTTGGGAACCAGTCTCTCTTCGCCTGAAGGCTTCCTGGTGGCGACGTCCATCATGAGTAGCTTCTTTGTGAAATTCATCGTTTGGGGCATCTTGACCGCGCTGGCCTACCACGCCGTTGTCGGTATCCGCCATCTGCTGATGGATTTTGGCTATCTGGAAGAAACCCTCGAAGCAGGGACACGTTCCGCCAAAATTTCTTTTGTTATTACTGTCGTGCTTTCACTTCTCGCAGGAGTCCTCGTATGGTAA
- the gltA gene encoding citrate synthase — protein sequence MADTKAKLTLNGDAAIELDVLKGTLGQDVIDIRSLGSKGMFTFDPGFTSTASCESKITFIDGDEGILLHRGFPIDQLATESNYLEVCYILLNGEKPTQAQYDEFKTIVTRHTMIHEQITRLFHGFRRDSHPMAVMCGVTGALAAFYHDAMDVNNPRHREIAAFRLLSKMPTMAAMCYKYSIGQPFVYPRNDLSYAGNFLRMMFSTPCEEYVVNPVLERAMDRILILHADHEQNASTSTVRTAGSSGANPFACIAAGIASLWGPAHGGANEAALKMLEEISSVKHIPEFVRRAKDKNDSFRLMGFGHRVYKNYDPRATVMRETCHEVLKELGTKDDLLQVAMELEHIALNDPYFIEKKLYPNVDFYSGIILKAMGIPSSMFTVIFAVARTVGWIAHWSEMHNDGMKIARPRQLYTGYEKRDFTSDLAKR from the coding sequence ATGGCTGATACAAAGGCAAAGCTCACCCTAAATGGTGACGCTGCTATCGAACTGGATGTGCTCAAAGGTACACTCGGTCAGGACGTTATTGATATTCGTAGTCTCGGTTCAAAAGGGATGTTCACTTTTGACCCCGGTTTTACCTCGACCGCATCTTGCGAATCCAAAATCACCTTTATCGACGGTGACGAAGGTATCCTGCTACATCGCGGTTTTCCTATCGATCAGTTAGCGACTGAGTCCAACTACCTGGAAGTATGTTACATCCTGCTGAACGGTGAAAAACCGACTCAGGCTCAGTACGATGAATTCAAAACCATCGTGACCCGACATACCATGATCCATGAGCAGATTACTCGTCTGTTCCACGGCTTCCGCCGCGATTCTCACCCGATGGCGGTGATGTGTGGTGTGACAGGCGCGCTGGCCGCGTTTTATCACGATGCGATGGACGTCAATAATCCACGTCATCGCGAAATCGCCGCTTTCCGCCTGCTGTCGAAAATGCCGACCATGGCGGCCATGTGCTACAAATACTCCATCGGTCAGCCGTTCGTTTACCCGCGCAACGACCTTTCCTATGCGGGCAACTTCCTGCGCATGATGTTCTCCACGCCGTGCGAAGAGTATGTCGTCAATCCGGTGCTTGAGCGCGCGATGGATCGTATCCTGATTCTGCACGCTGACCACGAGCAGAACGCATCGACCTCTACCGTACGTACCGCGGGCTCCTCCGGCGCTAACCCGTTCGCCTGCATCGCGGCCGGTATTGCGTCCCTGTGGGGACCGGCGCACGGCGGCGCGAACGAAGCGGCGCTGAAGATGCTGGAAGAGATCAGCTCCGTTAAGCACATCCCGGAATTTGTCCGTCGCGCGAAAGACAAAAACGACTCTTTCCGCCTGATGGGCTTCGGCCATCGCGTCTACAAAAACTACGATCCGCGTGCAACCGTCATGCGCGAAACCTGTCACGAAGTGCTGAAAGAGCTGGGCACCAAAGACGACCTGCTGCAGGTCGCGATGGAGCTTGAGCACATCGCGCTCAACGACCCGTACTTCATCGAGAAGAAACTGTACCCGAACGTCGATTTCTACTCCGGCATCATCCTGAAAGCGATGGGCATTCCGTCTTCAATGTTTACCGTTATCTTCGCGGTGGCGCGTACCGTTGGCTGGATTGCGCACTGGAGCGAAATGCATAACGACGGCATGAAGATCGCCCGTCCGCGTCAGCTGTATACCGGCTACGAAAAACGCGATTTCACATCCGACCTGGCCAAACGCTAA
- the nei gene encoding endonuclease VIII → MPEGPEIRRAADSLEAAIKGKPLTGVWFAFPQLAQYQLLLVGQTVTHIETRGKALLTHFSGGLTLYSHNQLYGVWRVVEAGTLPDTTRVLRVKLQTAEKAILLYSASDIEMLTAEQLATHPFLQRVGPDVLDMALTPECVRARLLLPSFRNRQFSGLLLDQAFLAGLGNYLRVEILWQVGLTAQHKASGLSDAQLDALCHALLDIPRLSYRTRGNADDNKHHGALFRFKVFHRDGETCERCGGIIAKTLQASRPFYWCPGCQH, encoded by the coding sequence ATGCCGGAAGGTCCGGAAATCCGCCGCGCGGCGGATAGCCTGGAAGCGGCTATCAAAGGCAAACCGTTGACCGGGGTCTGGTTTGCCTTCCCGCAGCTCGCGCAGTATCAGTTGTTGTTGGTCGGCCAGACCGTGACTCACATTGAGACCCGCGGAAAAGCGCTGCTGACGCACTTTTCCGGCGGGCTGACGCTCTACAGCCATAATCAGCTGTACGGCGTCTGGCGGGTGGTGGAGGCGGGGACGCTGCCGGACACGACGCGCGTGCTGCGGGTAAAGCTGCAGACCGCAGAAAAAGCGATACTGCTGTATAGCGCGTCAGATATCGAAATGCTGACGGCGGAGCAGCTGGCGACTCACCCCTTTTTACAGCGCGTCGGGCCGGATGTGCTTGATATGGCGCTGACGCCGGAATGCGTACGGGCGCGTTTGCTGCTGCCGAGCTTTCGCAACCGGCAGTTTTCCGGCCTGCTGCTGGACCAGGCGTTTCTCGCCGGGCTGGGAAACTACCTGCGGGTGGAGATCCTCTGGCAGGTCGGGCTGACGGCGCAGCATAAAGCGTCCGGGCTAAGCGATGCGCAGCTTGACGCGCTCTGCCATGCGCTGCTGGATATTCCCCGTCTTTCCTACCGCACGCGGGGAAATGCCGACGACAACAAGCACCACGGCGCACTGTTCCGCTTTAAGGTGTTTCATCGCGATGGCGAAACCTGCGAACGCTGCGGCGGGATCATCGCAAAAACACTGCAAGCGTCGCGGCCGTTTTACTGGTGCCCGGGTTGTCAGCACTGA
- the pcp gene encoding pyroglutamyl-peptidase I, producing MKTVLITGFEPFGGEQVNPSWEVVSRLDNAIIAGCRVVARQLPCVFGESLMALNAAIDALSPALVLAVGQAGGRTDITVERVAINVDDARIPDNRGRQPVDEPIVPGGPAAWFSTLPIKAMVTAMREAGIPASVSQTAGTFVCNHVMYGLLHTLSGIQDVKGGFIHIPYLPEQAAAHPGAPSMAAETVRHGLEIAIATALQVAEDIAVTGGATH from the coding sequence ATGAAAACGGTACTGATCACCGGGTTTGAACCCTTCGGCGGCGAGCAGGTGAACCCTTCCTGGGAAGTGGTTTCACGCCTCGACAATGCGATTATTGCGGGATGCCGCGTGGTGGCGCGTCAGCTGCCCTGCGTGTTTGGCGAATCGCTGATGGCGCTTAACGCCGCGATTGATGCGCTGTCGCCAGCGCTGGTGCTGGCCGTCGGCCAGGCCGGAGGACGTACGGATATCACCGTCGAGCGCGTGGCGATTAACGTCGACGATGCCCGCATCCCGGACAACCGGGGCAGGCAGCCGGTCGATGAGCCGATTGTTCCCGGCGGCCCGGCGGCCTGGTTTAGTACGTTGCCGATTAAAGCGATGGTTACGGCGATGCGCGAGGCGGGCATTCCGGCATCGGTATCGCAAACTGCCGGAACCTTTGTCTGCAACCACGTGATGTACGGCCTGCTGCATACGCTGAGCGGCATTCAGGATGTGAAGGGCGGGTTTATCCATATTCCTTACCTGCCGGAACAAGCGGCGGCGCACCCCGGCGCGCCCAGCATGGCGGCAGAGACGGTGCGTCACGGGCTGGAGATAGCCATCGCCACGGCGCTACAGGTGGCTGAAGATATCGCCGTGACCGGCGGCGCAACCCACTGA
- a CDS encoding DUF979 domain-containing protein: MNFQQSYLYWLAGGVLLIVAVMSWQDKANPRRLTTGLFWGVYGLLFLLGDWTYQLVGDKRMVNIAVGGAVVVMALIAGFGGVKLGSYHQRSREQREESAVRLGNRLFYPALAIPLVTVIGVLMFNYIPGLQLALFGPGNHATLVTLFSMTVGSLLGLGMAVKMTHEKAHQPIQEARRLLDSIGWAFILPQILATLGLLFTAAGVGSGISYLTQEYLAVDSRFVAVAVYTIGMALLTMVMGNAFAAFPIVTAGIGIPILVLQHGGNPAVMAAIGMFSGYCGTLMTPMAANFNIVPAALLELPDKNAVIKAQVPTGLLLLLTNVFLMYFLMFL, from the coding sequence ATGAATTTCCAGCAAAGCTACCTCTACTGGCTGGCGGGGGGCGTCCTGCTGATTGTCGCCGTCATGTCCTGGCAGGACAAAGCGAACCCGCGTCGCCTGACGACGGGTCTGTTCTGGGGCGTGTATGGCCTGCTGTTCCTGCTGGGCGACTGGACCTATCAGCTGGTGGGCGATAAACGCATGGTCAATATCGCCGTCGGCGGCGCGGTGGTAGTGATGGCGCTGATTGCCGGTTTCGGCGGCGTAAAGCTCGGCAGCTATCACCAGCGTAGCCGTGAACAGCGTGAGGAAAGCGCTGTCCGTCTCGGCAACCGCCTGTTTTATCCGGCGCTGGCGATTCCGCTGGTGACCGTCATTGGCGTGCTGATGTTTAACTATATTCCGGGGCTGCAGCTGGCGCTGTTCGGGCCGGGCAATCACGCGACCCTGGTGACGCTGTTTTCCATGACCGTAGGGTCGTTGCTGGGTCTGGGGATGGCGGTAAAGATGACGCATGAGAAGGCGCATCAGCCGATTCAGGAGGCCCGCCGCCTGCTGGACTCCATCGGCTGGGCGTTCATTTTACCGCAGATCCTCGCCACCCTCGGGCTGCTGTTTACCGCGGCAGGCGTCGGCAGCGGCATCTCGTACCTTACGCAGGAGTACCTCGCCGTCGATAGCCGTTTCGTGGCCGTCGCGGTCTACACCATCGGCATGGCGCTGCTGACCATGGTGATGGGCAACGCCTTCGCCGCGTTCCCGATTGTCACGGCGGGGATCGGCATCCCGATTCTGGTGCTGCAGCATGGCGGAAATCCGGCGGTGATGGCGGCCATTGGCATGTTCTCCGGCTACTGCGGGACGCTGATGACGCCGATGGCGGCAAACTTCAACATTGTTCCCGCCGCGCTGCTGGAGCTGCCGGATAAAAATGCGGTCATTAAAGCGCAGGTGCCGACCGGGCTCCTGCTGCTGCTGACCAACGTGTTCCTGATGTATTTCCTGATGTTCCTGTAA
- a CDS encoding DUF969 domain-containing protein — protein MGETITLWPLMGIAVIVVGFLLRFNPVLVVIVAGIVTGLAAHMPIATILEKLGEGFLNTRNLPFILLIPLAVIGLLERHGLKERAQAWIARIRSATSGRLLIVYLFIREATAALGLTSLGGHPQMVRPLLAPMAEGAAEKKFGELPGAVRYRLRAMSAATDNVGLFFGEDIFVAFGAIIFMHNFMLESGGIQTEPLHIALWGIPTALCAFLIHGARLWRLDSYLQREMLKASATQTIRKGEAQ, from the coding sequence ATGGGAGAGACAATAACGCTCTGGCCACTGATGGGAATAGCCGTCATTGTGGTTGGATTTCTTTTACGCTTTAACCCGGTACTGGTGGTCATCGTCGCCGGGATTGTCACCGGGCTGGCGGCGCATATGCCGATCGCCACCATTCTCGAGAAGCTGGGCGAAGGCTTTCTCAACACCCGCAACCTGCCGTTTATCCTGCTTATCCCGCTGGCCGTCATCGGCCTGCTGGAGCGCCACGGGCTGAAAGAGCGCGCCCAGGCGTGGATTGCCAGAATTCGCAGCGCCACCTCGGGACGCCTGCTGATTGTCTATCTGTTCATTCGTGAAGCGACCGCTGCGCTGGGGCTGACCAGCCTTGGCGGCCATCCGCAAATGGTGCGTCCGCTGCTGGCGCCGATGGCGGAAGGGGCCGCGGAGAAAAAGTTCGGCGAACTGCCCGGCGCGGTGCGCTATCGCCTGCGGGCGATGTCGGCGGCGACCGATAACGTCGGTCTGTTCTTTGGCGAGGATATTTTCGTCGCCTTCGGCGCGATCATCTTCATGCACAATTTTATGCTGGAATCCGGCGGGATCCAGACCGAGCCGCTGCACATTGCGCTGTGGGGGATCCCAACGGCGCTCTGCGCCTTTCTGATCCACGGCGCGCGGCTGTGGCGTCTGGACAGCTACCTGCAGCGCGAGATGCTGAAAGCCAGCGCGACGCAAACCATCCGCAAAGGAGAGGCGCAATGA
- the pxpA gene encoding 5-oxoprolinase subunit PxpA produces MKIDLNADLGEGCASDAELLKLVSSANIACGFHAGDAQTMLASVRDALKNGVAIGAHPSFPDRENFGRTAMNLPPETVYAQTLYQIGALAAMARAEGGAMRHVKPHGMLYNQAAKDPQLADAIAKAVRACDPSLILVGLAGSELIRAGERYGLTTRQEVFADRGYLADGSLVPRTQPGALIEDEEQALAQTLGMVESGRVKSITGEWASVTAQTVCIHGDGEHALAFARRLRAAFQACSINIVA; encoded by the coding sequence ATGAAAATTGATTTGAATGCGGACCTGGGCGAGGGTTGCGCCAGCGACGCTGAGTTATTAAAACTGGTCTCCTCCGCCAACATCGCCTGCGGGTTTCATGCCGGCGATGCGCAAACCATGCTGGCGAGCGTGCGTGACGCGTTGAAGAACGGCGTGGCGATTGGCGCGCATCCGAGTTTCCCGGATCGGGAAAACTTTGGCCGTACCGCCATGAACCTGCCGCCGGAAACAGTGTACGCGCAGACGCTGTATCAGATAGGCGCGCTGGCGGCGATGGCGCGCGCGGAAGGCGGCGCGATGCGCCATGTTAAGCCGCACGGCATGCTCTACAACCAGGCGGCAAAGGATCCGCAGCTGGCCGACGCTATCGCGAAGGCGGTACGGGCCTGCGATCCGTCATTGATTCTGGTGGGGCTGGCGGGCAGCGAACTGATTCGCGCAGGCGAGCGTTATGGTCTGACGACGCGTCAGGAGGTGTTCGCCGACCGCGGCTACCTGGCGGACGGCTCGCTGGTGCCGCGTACTCAGCCGGGCGCGCTGATTGAGGATGAAGAACAGGCGCTGGCGCAAACGCTGGGGATGGTGGAATCCGGACGGGTGAAAAGCATTACCGGCGAGTGGGCAAGCGTGACGGCACAAACGGTGTGCATTCATGGCGACGGCGAGCACGCACTCGCTTTCGCCCGCCGCTTGCGCGCGGCATTTCAGGCGTGCAGTATCAATATCGTAGCTTAA
- the pxpC gene encoding 5-oxoprolinase subunit PxpC: protein MLNIIRAGMYTSVQDNGRHGFRQSGISHCGALDKPALYIANLLVGNDPGAAALEITLGQLVVEFESDGWFALTGASCAAHLDRQPVWTGWRLPVKAGQRLTLKRPLHGMRSYLAVAGGIDVPEVMGSRSTDLKVGIGGYEGRLLKDGDRLATGKPGRQLSEARGVKQLLWGNRIRALPGPEYQEFDQASQEAFWRSPWQLSPQSNRMGYRLQGQPLTRTTDREMVSHGLLPGVIQVPHNGQPIVLMNDAQTTGGYPRIACIIEADMYHLAQIPLGQPIHFVPCSLEEALQARHDRQRYIEQLIWRLNDEN from the coding sequence ATGCTGAACATTATTCGGGCGGGGATGTACACCTCGGTGCAGGATAACGGACGCCACGGCTTTCGTCAGTCGGGCATCAGCCACTGCGGCGCGCTGGACAAACCGGCGCTGTATATCGCGAATCTGCTGGTGGGCAACGATCCCGGCGCCGCGGCGCTGGAGATAACCCTGGGGCAGCTGGTGGTGGAGTTTGAGTCTGACGGCTGGTTCGCCCTTACCGGAGCAAGCTGCGCGGCGCATCTTGATCGTCAGCCCGTCTGGACCGGCTGGCGGCTGCCGGTGAAAGCAGGCCAGCGGCTGACGCTGAAGCGGCCGCTGCACGGGATGCGCAGCTATCTGGCGGTGGCGGGCGGAATCGATGTGCCGGAAGTCATGGGGTCCCGCAGCACCGACCTGAAGGTCGGCATCGGCGGTTATGAAGGCCGCCTGCTGAAAGATGGCGACCGGCTGGCGACAGGAAAACCGGGGCGGCAGCTCAGCGAGGCGCGGGGCGTCAAGCAGCTGCTGTGGGGCAACCGCATTCGCGCGCTGCCCGGGCCGGAATACCAGGAGTTTGATCAGGCCTCGCAGGAGGCGTTCTGGCGCTCGCCCTGGCAGCTGAGCCCGCAAAGCAACCGGATGGGCTACCGCCTGCAGGGGCAGCCGCTGACCCGCACCACCGATCGCGAGATGGTCTCGCACGGACTGCTGCCGGGCGTCATCCAGGTGCCGCACAACGGGCAGCCGATCGTGCTGATGAACGATGCCCAGACGACCGGCGGCTATCCGCGAATTGCCTGTATTATTGAGGCGGATATGTATCACCTGGCGCAAATTCCCCTTGGGCAACCCATTCATTTTGTTCCGTGTTCGCTGGAAGAGGCGCTACAGGCGCGTCACGACCGGCAGCGCTATATCGAACAGCTAATATGGCGACTCAACGATGAAAATTGA